The Magnolia sinica isolate HGM2019 chromosome 3, MsV1, whole genome shotgun sequence genome includes the window TAGCGGCACTGGCCCTGAGACCACGCGCAACTACGTCTGAATTGTTGCAGTGGCACTAGCCCTGGGATGACGCGCAAATATGTCCCGGTGATCGGGACCGTCCAACTTTACGGGGTGTGGTGCTGACATTGATGTAGTGATATCCCAGAAGGAATATTCCCAACCATTCGTTTATAGAATTGAATAAGAGTTGTTGAAAACGATTGTCTACATTCTAAACGGACGCACATTAGGTGAGGTCCTACTAACAGCTTGCTGGATGAGGCCTTTTACAATGGCCcgcttgatgcatgtgttatatatccatacggtccatccgattattccagctcattttaggatatgagcacaaaaataaagcagatgcaaatatcaagtggaccccacgacaggaaacagtggcgattgaccatttaaaactttttatgggccacaaaagttttagatcaagctgatatatgtgttttcattcatctaggtctgtgtgaccttatcagctggttggatggaaaataaacattacggtggaccctaggaagtttgtaatggtaggcattcaatcaccactgtttcctatggtgtggtccacctaatatttggatatgcttcattttttgtttcagatactaaaatgagatggaataactgatggacggtttggatatacaacatataaattaaagtgggccccactatcaagGGCGTCATCCAGCAAGCTGTCATCCCGACCACACCTAATCCAGATTCAACAGAATCAACTCATGGATTCTCCCTCCACGCGACTGCAGTTTTCAGAAATTCCTCCAAGGCTATCATGGAAGACCCTCTACCGCTCTCTTCATCTGCAACAGCTGCCTTCATCAGCTCTTGAATCTGCCTAGCTTTCCTTCTCATCTCCTTCCCTTTCTCTGACTCTCCATCCATCACCATTCCCACCACCCTTACCACATCTAGCCCACTAATCTCAGCCGTAGTTCCCCTAGCTAACTCCACTCCAACACCCAGCTCTTCCACCAACAGCTTCGAATTACAAAACTGATCAGCACCCAATGGCCATCCGATCACCGGCATGCCATAGCTCAAGCTCTCCAGCGTCGAATTCCAACCGCAATGACTCAAAAACGCACCCGTCGATCCATGCGACAGAATTTCCACCTGCGGCACCCATCCATGCAACAAAATACCCTGCTTCCTCTCTGTAACTCGATCTTCAAATCCATCCGGCACCCATTCCGATCTAAACCCCTCTTTCACATCCGATCCGATCGGAGGCCTAATAACCCAAATGAAAGCCTTACCACACGCTTCCAATCCTTTCGCTAATTCCATCATCTGCTTAATATGGATTGAATTCTGAGACCCAAATGAAATATATAAAACAGAGCCTTCCGGATGCATGTTAAGCCACTCAGCGCACGTTAGCACAGAGCCTTCTGGTTTGCTAAtggaaggaggaggaggaagtaCGGGACCGATTGCCTGAATGCTCTTCCGCAGAATAATTCTCAACTGCTGCAATGCCTTGCTTTCCAAATCCTCAACGGTATTGACAAGAATCATATGTGACTGTTGCCAGAAGGAGAAATGCTTCCGGAAGAAGACTGACCAAGGATCCATTCCATCGGCAGCTTTGCATGTCTCGGCAAGCTGGGTGCGGTGCAGATACATGTTTGGAAAATCCGGTAATGGGAATTCATCAGCTTCAGTTCGCTTATGAGGCAGATGCTTCCACAGGGAGATGAAGATGGCGGTCCCATAAGCTCCCATGGTGTTGAAGATGGAATGGAGTATACCGAACTTGTGAGCAGTTTCGACGGACCATGACATGAACATGTCGGAGATTATGTAGAGAGGTGGACCGTCGCGGCGGCAGATGCCAGCAACGAGATGTTCGAAGGCGGGTTGGAGGGTTTCAGAGGCGGAGATGAGGCGGAGGATGAGTTGGGTTGGGATGGAATGAGTGTTTTCAGAGTTGGGCGGGAGGCCGTGGTCGGAGGCGATGAAGGGGAGAGATGTGAGGCGGATGGAGGTGTTGGGAGGGAGAGatgattggacggttaggatgttcTGTGGGGTgctgatgatggtgatggtgtaGGTTGTTTTTTGTTCTAAAAGGCTTGCTAATGAAAGGAAAGGGATGAGATGGCCATGAGCCATGAAGGGAAGCATCAACACTTGCTCTTTTCTCTCAGTCATGGCTGTAAGAAGTGGTGATTAGAATTAGATTTGGTGAGTTATTGCACTGATATATTGCATGGTAGGAGTTTCAGCATGTAGGTACGGTTGATGATCGAGACCGTTCATCTAACATCACACTGACCTGATCATCCTGACTATCCGTAGGTGACATTCAAAAGGATGGTTGGAAACATTAAGTAATTAGCTAGCTGCTGTATTTGTCGAGACAAAGTCATCCATTCGCTCTGTCTTTTCTACCGTGGTCCATCCATAGTGGAGCCCAgtacatggacggttcagataatgGAGAAGATGGCTGTTTGTGTGCTACGTCGAGGAATTAAAGCTAGAGGACTAAACAAATAAAGAACCAAAATCAAGGTCTGTAAATAATCTTGGGGAACTACAACCTCTGTCGTGACTCGGGATCCCGCGAGTGTCGCCGCTAACTGGGGCTCATATGCTGAGCGAtccgatgatcggaaccgtccatggattggaatTTATTCTATACGGGCCACTGTGAGGAAAGCTACGGTGGTGGATGAATCATTTCGACCATTGCTAGCTATGCAGATGAATTTAAAACTTACCAAAGGAAACTATTCAGTGGTTTATACTCAACTCTAAAAATCAGAATTTCGAACCATCTCTCTTTACGCCTCACCGATCACGGTAAAATTAAATAGACAAAATGATGGCATTTGATTTTCACATGACATATGGTGTAGACAAAATTATGGCATTTGATATTTACATTACATATGGTGTAGATAAACTTCAAAAGGATAAGTTAAAAAATATGAGTACATGGGAACATAAAATCTTAGAGTTTTATTAAATGCTAGAGTTATATCAGCAGCAACTTTTTATATAAATGCATGAGTGGATGCCGTGAGGACTTGGTCATATTTTTCATACAAGAGTTGTAACTTACAGACTCTAGGGAACCATCTTACACATGATTGGAATAGTAAGAAGTGCTTGCGAACTTTTTACACGTGGCTTAATATGGTGAGCTATGCTTTCGTAAAACATCAAGGAGATTTATAATATCAACTATGCGAATCTCTTATGTTGCAATAACTTACACAACCACTGCCTCTTAAAAGTCTACAAAGGTAGTATTTACAAAAAATTTTGAGCCCTTATCACACATAATCAATCTCTCCCTAATGCAATATTGTCTATTGTTAGTTTTTAACTTCTTAGCTTTACATACTCTATTTCTATCTAACTACATTGTAGCAAGTTCGGAGCATTTAGATTAGTTTAGATCCATTATTTCCAATATTATCGTTGCAATATGCTTTTAGAGTAGGTTAAATATTAACGATCAATGTGGTTGGGTCTCCTaattattgagttcttattaGGCAAATCACCAATCACATCCTTCTGACCGCATACCATGACCGTCTAGTCTTTTTCCATTGTCATTTTGCCAGCAAAAGCAACATGAGTATTTATTTTCTTCtctgcttcttttattttctttcttctcacAGATTGTATTGTTCACATTTTTGAATTAATAAAATTGatgaatttgattttttaaatattatttatcAATTATTCCTTCATTGGCAAACTGATGCATTATCACCGTTGAAAGAAAAATTCTTAGGTCAAGTTAAATATTTCCACTCGTATTTTAAAGTCACCTAattactttaatttttggtagCTTAACAATCAAATCAAGCTTCACATGTCTTTATTTTAATCTGGCTAGTTTAGCGCCTTAGGTCGCGAGTGTTTAATCAATTCAAGTACGAATCTGACATGCGCGTAACTATTTTTAATCACACACATTTGGCTAAATTTGAGTTATTCATTACacgtgtagccatgtattcgaaTTGAAAAACAACATCATTTTCTTTTATCTGCCTAACGATTTGCTGGGTGCAAACAATCTGAAACTGCGATGATGAGCAAATAGCTTTCTTGTGACAATAAGAAGAATTTAGATGTTCAAGTCATTGGAAGATCTTAGGATGTGTGCCCCATGGGTGGTGGCACAGGGTGGATTCCAAGCCATGGAGGTGAAACTAAAGAGGATTGTATCCTACCCCTACCCGGACTAACTTTGTAGGGCCTACCAagatgtatggatttcatccacgccctccataTCTTTTTCTAGATgcaaatccaacgctcaagtagaccacatcacaggaagcaagTGAACCCCACAGCAagatgatatttgagttttcccaaTTCATCCCTgtatatatgaccttatgaacaggttagatgatgagtaaacatcacagtggacccaggaaggtttcaacggtgggcatcactagCACCACTgcttactttggtgtggtccacttgagccttggatcagaTTCATTTTTGGAC containing:
- the LOC131240669 gene encoding UDP-glycosyltransferase 92A1-like, producing MTERKEQVLMLPFMAHGHLIPFLSLASLLEQKTTYTITIISTPQNILTVQSSLPPNTSIRLTSLPFIASDHGLPPNSENTHSIPTQLILRLISASETLQPAFEHLVAGICRRDGPPLYIISDMFMSWSVETAHKFGILHSIFNTMGAYGTAIFISLWKHLPHKRTEADEFPLPDFPNMYLHRTQLAETCKAADGMDPWSVFFRKHFSFWQQSHMILVNTVEDLESKALQQLRIILRKSIQAIGPVLPPPPSISKPEGSVLTCAEWLNMHPEGSVLYISFGSQNSIHIKQMMELAKGLEACGKAFIWVIRPPIGSDVKEGFRSEWVPDGFEDRVTERKQGILLHGWVPQVEILSHGSTGAFLSHCGWNSTLESLSYGMPVIGWPLGADQFCNSKLLVEELGVGVELARGTTAEISGLDVVRVVGMVMDGESEKGKEMRRKARQIQELMKAAVADEESGRGSSMIALEEFLKTAVAWRENP